In Populus nigra chromosome 1, ddPopNigr1.1, whole genome shotgun sequence, one genomic interval encodes:
- the LOC133704783 gene encoding protein FLX-like 1 isoform X1 gives MSGRNRGPPLPMKGGPHPSLPPAAIHEARFGRGLGPLPPHPGLLEDMRDPQFGMDPRRLPPHHVMFEDRLAVQHQDIQVLLADNQRLAATHVALKQELEAAQHELHRMAHFGDAFHAEKDVQMRELHEKSLRMKMDLRGVEAMRNELHHVRSDIKELTDAKQELTGRMQAMSQDLARYNVDLQQVPSVKAEIENMKQELQRARAAIEYEKKGYAENYEHGVVMEKKLVGMAREMEKLRAEIANAEKRARAAAAIGNPAAAYNANYGNPETGYTANPYQAVYGMNPVRSRCVFPNLYLCICARILVVWSWTWFLGCI, from the exons ATGTCTGGGAGAAATCGAGGACCGCCTCTGCCCATGAAAGGTGGACCTCACCCTTCACTACCACCGGCTGCCATACATGAGGCTCGCTTTGGCAGGGGACTCGGACCATTGCCCCCTCATCCAGGTTTATTAGAGGATATGAGAGATCCCCAGTTTGGGATGGACCCCAGGCGCCTTCCTCCTCATCACGTTATGTTTGAGGATCGTCTTGCAGTCCAGCACcaagatattcaagttttaTTAGCTGACAACCAGCGCCTAGCTGCGACCCATGTTGCATTAAAGCAGGAATTGGAAGCTGCACAGCATGAGTTGCATAGGATGGCACATTTTGGGGATGCATTTCATGCTGAGAAGGATGTTCAGATGAGGGAGTTGCATGAGAAGTCTCTGAGGATGAAGATGGATCTTCGTGGGGTGGAAGCTATGCGGAATGAGCTTCATCATGTGCGTTCTGATATTAAAGAACTTACTGATGCAAAGCAGGAGCTTACGGGTCGGATGCAGGCGATGAGTCAAGATTTGGCTAGGTATAATGTAGATTTGCAACAAGTGCCATCTGTGAAGGCTGAAATTGAGAATATGAAGCAGGAACTGCAGCGTGCGCG AGCTGCCATCGAGTATGAGAAGAAAGGCTATGCGGAGAATTACGAGCATGGTGTGGTGATGGAGAAAAAACTGGTTGGCATGGCTCGGGAGATGGAGAAGCTTCGGGCAGAGATTGCTAATGCAGAGAAGAGAGCTCGTGCTGCCGCTGCTATAGGAAATCCAG CTGCAGCTTATAATGCAAATTACGGAAATCCGGAAACTGGATACACAGCAAATCCATATCAGGCTGTCTACGGCATGAATCCTGTAAGATCTCGATGTGTGTttccaaatttatatttatgcATCTGTGCACGCATACTTGTAG TATGGAGCTGGACCTGGTTCCTGGGGTGCATATGA
- the LOC133704783 gene encoding protein FLX-like 1 isoform X5, with the protein MSGRNRGPPLPMKGGPHPSLPPAAIHEARFGRGLGPLPPHPGLLEDMRDPQFGMDPRRLPPHHVMFEDRLAVQHQDIQVLLADNQRLAATHVALKQELEAAQHELHRMAHFGDAFHAEKDVQMRELHEKSLRMKMDLRGVEAMRNELHHVRSDIKELTDAKQELTGRMQAMSQDLARYNVDLQQVPSVKAEIENMKQELQRARAAIEYEKKGYAENYEHGVVMEKKLVGMAREMEKLRAEIANAEKRARAAAAIGNPAAAYNANYGNPETGYTANPYQAVYGMNPYGAGPGSWGAYDMQRAQGPR; encoded by the exons ATGTCTGGGAGAAATCGAGGACCGCCTCTGCCCATGAAAGGTGGACCTCACCCTTCACTACCACCGGCTGCCATACATGAGGCTCGCTTTGGCAGGGGACTCGGACCATTGCCCCCTCATCCAGGTTTATTAGAGGATATGAGAGATCCCCAGTTTGGGATGGACCCCAGGCGCCTTCCTCCTCATCACGTTATGTTTGAGGATCGTCTTGCAGTCCAGCACcaagatattcaagttttaTTAGCTGACAACCAGCGCCTAGCTGCGACCCATGTTGCATTAAAGCAGGAATTGGAAGCTGCACAGCATGAGTTGCATAGGATGGCACATTTTGGGGATGCATTTCATGCTGAGAAGGATGTTCAGATGAGGGAGTTGCATGAGAAGTCTCTGAGGATGAAGATGGATCTTCGTGGGGTGGAAGCTATGCGGAATGAGCTTCATCATGTGCGTTCTGATATTAAAGAACTTACTGATGCAAAGCAGGAGCTTACGGGTCGGATGCAGGCGATGAGTCAAGATTTGGCTAGGTATAATGTAGATTTGCAACAAGTGCCATCTGTGAAGGCTGAAATTGAGAATATGAAGCAGGAACTGCAGCGTGCGCG AGCTGCCATCGAGTATGAGAAGAAAGGCTATGCGGAGAATTACGAGCATGGTGTGGTGATGGAGAAAAAACTGGTTGGCATGGCTCGGGAGATGGAGAAGCTTCGGGCAGAGATTGCTAATGCAGAGAAGAGAGCTCGTGCTGCCGCTGCTATAGGAAATCCAG CTGCAGCTTATAATGCAAATTACGGAAATCCGGAAACTGGATACACAGCAAATCCATATCAGGCTGTCTACGGCATGAATCCT TATGGAGCTGGACCTGGTTCCTGGGGTGCATATGATATGCAGCGAGCTCAAGGACCCAGATAG
- the LOC133704783 gene encoding protein FLX-like 1 isoform X2, protein MSGRNRGPPLPMKGGPHPSLPPAAIHEARFGRGLGPLPPHPGLLEDMRDPQFGMDPRRLPPHHVMFEDRLAVQHQDIQVLLADNQRLAATHVALKQELEAAQHELHRMAHFGDAFHAEKDVQMRELHEKSLRMKMDLRGVEAMRNELHHVRSDIKELTDAKQELTGRMQAMSQDLARYNVDLQQVPSVKAEIENMKQELQRARAAIEYEKKGYAENYEHGVVMEKKLVGMAREMEKLRAEIANAEKRARAAAAIGNPAAAYNANYGNPETGYTANPYQAVYGMNPVQANAESFPQYGAGPGSWGAYDMQRAQGPR, encoded by the exons ATGTCTGGGAGAAATCGAGGACCGCCTCTGCCCATGAAAGGTGGACCTCACCCTTCACTACCACCGGCTGCCATACATGAGGCTCGCTTTGGCAGGGGACTCGGACCATTGCCCCCTCATCCAGGTTTATTAGAGGATATGAGAGATCCCCAGTTTGGGATGGACCCCAGGCGCCTTCCTCCTCATCACGTTATGTTTGAGGATCGTCTTGCAGTCCAGCACcaagatattcaagttttaTTAGCTGACAACCAGCGCCTAGCTGCGACCCATGTTGCATTAAAGCAGGAATTGGAAGCTGCACAGCATGAGTTGCATAGGATGGCACATTTTGGGGATGCATTTCATGCTGAGAAGGATGTTCAGATGAGGGAGTTGCATGAGAAGTCTCTGAGGATGAAGATGGATCTTCGTGGGGTGGAAGCTATGCGGAATGAGCTTCATCATGTGCGTTCTGATATTAAAGAACTTACTGATGCAAAGCAGGAGCTTACGGGTCGGATGCAGGCGATGAGTCAAGATTTGGCTAGGTATAATGTAGATTTGCAACAAGTGCCATCTGTGAAGGCTGAAATTGAGAATATGAAGCAGGAACTGCAGCGTGCGCG AGCTGCCATCGAGTATGAGAAGAAAGGCTATGCGGAGAATTACGAGCATGGTGTGGTGATGGAGAAAAAACTGGTTGGCATGGCTCGGGAGATGGAGAAGCTTCGGGCAGAGATTGCTAATGCAGAGAAGAGAGCTCGTGCTGCCGCTGCTATAGGAAATCCAG CTGCAGCTTATAATGCAAATTACGGAAATCCGGAAACTGGATACACAGCAAATCCATATCAGGCTGTCTACGGCATGAATCCT GTGCAAGCTAATGCTGAAAGTTTTCCGCAGTATGGAGCTGGACCTGGTTCCTGGGGTGCATATGATATGCAGCGAGCTCAAGGACCCAGATAG
- the LOC133704896 gene encoding uncharacterized protein LOC133704896: MEALWNLEDKWKLTTQEAVLLFVCSAFAVIALCTATMLKRKAQRKPKLVNQGPISAGTSIRWSEPEPGSNDWITIKTVLMESMRWSEASKWEEGGSGSESGSGRRGEMPRPPTLLGLERCDSSIGWQSQNSLSPAVWQRPILMGEKCELPRHSGLILYDERGRLLDHSLTSSRKENIHEIEKGSISLYQI, encoded by the coding sequence ATGGAAGCACTGTGGAATTTGGAGGACAAATGGAAGCTGACGACCCAAGAAGCAGTCCTCTTATTTGTATGCTCTGCCTTCGCAGTCATTGCGCTCTGCACTGCAACAATGCTTAAGAGGAAGGCCCAGAGAAAGCCAAAATTAGTGAACCAAGGCCCAATTAGCGCAGGTACCTCAATAAGATGGTCTGAGCCTGAGCCTGGTTCTAATGATTGGATCACAATAAAGACGGTGTTGATGGAGTCAATGAGGTGGAGTGAAGCAAGCAAATGGGAGGAGGGAGGTAGTGGGAGTGAGAGTGGGAGTGGGAGGCGGGGAGAGATGCCACGACCACCAACACTTCTCGGGCTAGAAAGGTGCGACTCAAGTATTGGGTGGCAAAGCCAGAACTCTTTGTCACCTGCAGTGTGGCAAAGGCCTATCCTCATGGGAGAGAAATGTGAGCTTCCAAGGCATAGCGGGCTTATTCTCTATGATGAAAGAGGTCGGCTACTTGATCATTCTCTCACATCATCTCGTAAAGAAAATATTCATGAGATAGAGAAAGGGAGCATCTCTCTTTACCAAATTTGA
- the LOC133704783 gene encoding protein FLX-like 1 isoform X3, whose protein sequence is MSGRNRGPPLPMKGGPHPSLPPAAIHEARFGRGLGPLPPHPGLLEDMRDPQFGMDPRRLPPHHVMFEDRLAVQHQDIQVLLADNQRLAATHVALKQELEAAQHELHRMAHFGDAFHAEKDVQMRELHEKSLRMKMDLRGVEAMRNELHHVRSDIKELTDAKQELTGRMQAMSQDLARYNVDLQQVPSVKAEIENMKQELQRARAAIEYEKKGYAENYEHGVVMEKKLVGMAREMEKLRAEIANAEKRARAAAAIGNPAYNANYGNPETGYTANPYQAVYGMNPVRSRCVFPNLYLCICARILVVWSWTWFLGCI, encoded by the exons ATGTCTGGGAGAAATCGAGGACCGCCTCTGCCCATGAAAGGTGGACCTCACCCTTCACTACCACCGGCTGCCATACATGAGGCTCGCTTTGGCAGGGGACTCGGACCATTGCCCCCTCATCCAGGTTTATTAGAGGATATGAGAGATCCCCAGTTTGGGATGGACCCCAGGCGCCTTCCTCCTCATCACGTTATGTTTGAGGATCGTCTTGCAGTCCAGCACcaagatattcaagttttaTTAGCTGACAACCAGCGCCTAGCTGCGACCCATGTTGCATTAAAGCAGGAATTGGAAGCTGCACAGCATGAGTTGCATAGGATGGCACATTTTGGGGATGCATTTCATGCTGAGAAGGATGTTCAGATGAGGGAGTTGCATGAGAAGTCTCTGAGGATGAAGATGGATCTTCGTGGGGTGGAAGCTATGCGGAATGAGCTTCATCATGTGCGTTCTGATATTAAAGAACTTACTGATGCAAAGCAGGAGCTTACGGGTCGGATGCAGGCGATGAGTCAAGATTTGGCTAGGTATAATGTAGATTTGCAACAAGTGCCATCTGTGAAGGCTGAAATTGAGAATATGAAGCAGGAACTGCAGCGTGCGCG AGCTGCCATCGAGTATGAGAAGAAAGGCTATGCGGAGAATTACGAGCATGGTGTGGTGATGGAGAAAAAACTGGTTGGCATGGCTCGGGAGATGGAGAAGCTTCGGGCAGAGATTGCTAATGCAGAGAAGAGAGCTCGTGCTGCCGCTGCTATAGGAAATCCAG CTTATAATGCAAATTACGGAAATCCGGAAACTGGATACACAGCAAATCCATATCAGGCTGTCTACGGCATGAATCCTGTAAGATCTCGATGTGTGTttccaaatttatatttatgcATCTGTGCACGCATACTTGTAG TATGGAGCTGGACCTGGTTCCTGGGGTGCATATGA
- the LOC133704783 gene encoding protein FLX-like 1 isoform X6, translating to MSGRNRGPPLPMKGGPHPSLPPAAIHEARFGRGLGPLPPHPGLLEDMRDPQFGMDPRRLPPHHVMFEDRLAVQHQDIQVLLADNQRLAATHVALKQELEAAQHELHRMAHFGDAFHAEKDVQMRELHEKSLRMKMDLRGVEAMRNELHHVRSDIKELTDAKQELTGRMQAMSQDLARYNVDLQQVPSVKAEIENMKQELQRARAAIEYEKKGYAENYEHGVVMEKKLVGMAREMEKLRAEIANAEKRARAAAAIGNPAYNANYGNPETGYTANPYQAVYGMNPYGAGPGSWGAYDMQRAQGPR from the exons ATGTCTGGGAGAAATCGAGGACCGCCTCTGCCCATGAAAGGTGGACCTCACCCTTCACTACCACCGGCTGCCATACATGAGGCTCGCTTTGGCAGGGGACTCGGACCATTGCCCCCTCATCCAGGTTTATTAGAGGATATGAGAGATCCCCAGTTTGGGATGGACCCCAGGCGCCTTCCTCCTCATCACGTTATGTTTGAGGATCGTCTTGCAGTCCAGCACcaagatattcaagttttaTTAGCTGACAACCAGCGCCTAGCTGCGACCCATGTTGCATTAAAGCAGGAATTGGAAGCTGCACAGCATGAGTTGCATAGGATGGCACATTTTGGGGATGCATTTCATGCTGAGAAGGATGTTCAGATGAGGGAGTTGCATGAGAAGTCTCTGAGGATGAAGATGGATCTTCGTGGGGTGGAAGCTATGCGGAATGAGCTTCATCATGTGCGTTCTGATATTAAAGAACTTACTGATGCAAAGCAGGAGCTTACGGGTCGGATGCAGGCGATGAGTCAAGATTTGGCTAGGTATAATGTAGATTTGCAACAAGTGCCATCTGTGAAGGCTGAAATTGAGAATATGAAGCAGGAACTGCAGCGTGCGCG AGCTGCCATCGAGTATGAGAAGAAAGGCTATGCGGAGAATTACGAGCATGGTGTGGTGATGGAGAAAAAACTGGTTGGCATGGCTCGGGAGATGGAGAAGCTTCGGGCAGAGATTGCTAATGCAGAGAAGAGAGCTCGTGCTGCCGCTGCTATAGGAAATCCAG CTTATAATGCAAATTACGGAAATCCGGAAACTGGATACACAGCAAATCCATATCAGGCTGTCTACGGCATGAATCCT TATGGAGCTGGACCTGGTTCCTGGGGTGCATATGATATGCAGCGAGCTCAAGGACCCAGATAG
- the LOC133704783 gene encoding protein FLX-like 1 isoform X4, translating to MSGRNRGPPLPMKGGPHPSLPPAAIHEARFGRGLGPLPPHPGLLEDMRDPQFGMDPRRLPPHHVMFEDRLAVQHQDIQVLLADNQRLAATHVALKQELEAAQHELHRMAHFGDAFHAEKDVQMRELHEKSLRMKMDLRGVEAMRNELHHVRSDIKELTDAKQELTGRMQAMSQDLARYNVDLQQVPSVKAEIENMKQELQRARAAIEYEKKGYAENYEHGVVMEKKLVGMAREMEKLRAEIANAEKRARAAAAIGNPAYNANYGNPETGYTANPYQAVYGMNPVQANAESFPQYGAGPGSWGAYDMQRAQGPR from the exons ATGTCTGGGAGAAATCGAGGACCGCCTCTGCCCATGAAAGGTGGACCTCACCCTTCACTACCACCGGCTGCCATACATGAGGCTCGCTTTGGCAGGGGACTCGGACCATTGCCCCCTCATCCAGGTTTATTAGAGGATATGAGAGATCCCCAGTTTGGGATGGACCCCAGGCGCCTTCCTCCTCATCACGTTATGTTTGAGGATCGTCTTGCAGTCCAGCACcaagatattcaagttttaTTAGCTGACAACCAGCGCCTAGCTGCGACCCATGTTGCATTAAAGCAGGAATTGGAAGCTGCACAGCATGAGTTGCATAGGATGGCACATTTTGGGGATGCATTTCATGCTGAGAAGGATGTTCAGATGAGGGAGTTGCATGAGAAGTCTCTGAGGATGAAGATGGATCTTCGTGGGGTGGAAGCTATGCGGAATGAGCTTCATCATGTGCGTTCTGATATTAAAGAACTTACTGATGCAAAGCAGGAGCTTACGGGTCGGATGCAGGCGATGAGTCAAGATTTGGCTAGGTATAATGTAGATTTGCAACAAGTGCCATCTGTGAAGGCTGAAATTGAGAATATGAAGCAGGAACTGCAGCGTGCGCG AGCTGCCATCGAGTATGAGAAGAAAGGCTATGCGGAGAATTACGAGCATGGTGTGGTGATGGAGAAAAAACTGGTTGGCATGGCTCGGGAGATGGAGAAGCTTCGGGCAGAGATTGCTAATGCAGAGAAGAGAGCTCGTGCTGCCGCTGCTATAGGAAATCCAG CTTATAATGCAAATTACGGAAATCCGGAAACTGGATACACAGCAAATCCATATCAGGCTGTCTACGGCATGAATCCT GTGCAAGCTAATGCTGAAAGTTTTCCGCAGTATGGAGCTGGACCTGGTTCCTGGGGTGCATATGATATGCAGCGAGCTCAAGGACCCAGATAG